ACCGGTTCCGCAGCATGCTGCTCGATGAACCTTCGAACTGGGATCTGGACGAAATCGAATCGGCGTACCGCAACCTGCAGAACGAGACCAGCCACAAGCCACTGGCCGGACAGATCGATCTCCGGTTTCCCGCGATTGAACGCTATCGCCGCAGACACGCGGAATACGTCGACTTCAAGAGGCTGACGTCTCAGACGGAACAGCGTGACGCGCAGCTGCTTGCGTCGCAGTACGGTCTCGGCGGAGCGACCGCCATGTCGAACACCGGTGACCTGACGGCATCCGACTTCGACGGTGAACGCATCAGTCTGGCCGACGCGACGTCGCCAACATCCGGCATCGTCTCCGACTCCCCCGCACAGCCGTCGCTGCAGCCGCATCCCGATGCGAACTTCCTGCAGCTCCGGTCCGCCGAGCCCATTGCGGACAGCAACACCGACCTGCAGCTTCCGTCGCTGAATATCCCGGCGTCGAGCCGGTACATCGGCGCTGGAATTCTGCAGAGATCCGCGGCCTCGGAAGGCGAAACACAGTACGTTCTGGCAACGCCCAGCGGGCGAGTCCTCGCACACGTTGCGCAGAAGGGCGACGTGGACCTGGAATCGTATGTCGGTCAGTCCGTCGGCCTGTACGGCAGCCGCCAGTACCGAAGCGATCTGAAAAGCGACTTCATCGAAGCCAGCGGTTTGGAAGCGGTGAAGATCCGTCGATAAGCGCGAATTCGGAGTCCTCGACTGTCACTCAACTGGATCAGTGACAGCGGCACCATCGGAGCCGGTGCCGGCTTCGTCGGTCGCCGATGTGGCATCTGTGGCATTCGCCGCAAAGAGCGCCGCGCAAATCGCGATGATCAGACACGGAACGATCCAGAACCCCCGCCAGTTGGTAGCGGCTTCTTCGGCCGTTGAAGGCTCGGCCGCTGTGGCGGGAACCGGTTTCGTAAAGTACTGATGCAGCCAGCCGGAAAGCTCCGAGCCCAGGTACATGCCGAGCCCGTAAACCAGGAATCCGTAGACCTGCTGAGCGGTCGCAGTCAGTTGTGCCGGTGCGATCGCAGCGGTATTGATCATGCCTGCCGCGAAGAAGAAATCGAAGCAGATTCCGTGAATCGCAACGCCCAGCAGGATCAGCGGCAGCGGCCGACCAATCGCGAACAGCCCGAACCGCAGCGCCCAGGCCGCGACGCCGACCAGCAACACGTGGTTCATGTTGGCGTTATCTTTGCCGAGGAACGCGGGCAGCGTCAGCATGAAGAATATCTCGATCCATTGCCCGATCGTCATCACGGGACCGACCACGTTCGAACCAATGCCCCGTTTTTCCAGGTACAGGGCGGCGAAGGCAAAGTACAACCCCATCGCCATCGCGGTCGCGAACGAAACGCCGAAGAACACGGGATACGACGTGATCATTGTCTTGGCGCCGGCGATAGCACCAATTTCCTCGGCAGCCACGTCCGCCGCTTCGCCGGATGCCGCGGCGGCCTCAGCCGCCAGAACGGCCGCCGGTTTCGTGACTGGCAACGTAAAGGCATAAAGTCCCAGGATCGCCGATAATCCGCACGCCAGCAGCAGCGGACGCTCGTTCATCGGTTCCCCCTTCTTCAGAATCAGTGCATGCGACAGACCGGCGATAATCCAGCCGATCGTGCCGAACACGCGGATCCACGGAAAGCCCTCTCCTGCATTGCCGCCGAAAATGTCGGCGTCGTGAGCGAAAACAATCGAATTCACCAGCGACAGCGTTGGCGCAAACAGCACCGCGTACACCAGAGCGATCCAGAAGAACGGTCGCGGCTTTGCGGTCTTTGCCATCAGGAACAGAAACACCGCCCCTGACAGATGCAGGCCGCCGATCAGGATTTCCTGATTGATGTACTTGTCCGCAATCGGTCCGACGATCATGGGCGAAATGATCGAACCCAAAGGAATCGTGGCGTAAATGCGGCCGATCTCCGTGCCCTTAAAGCCGCGAGCGTTCAGCATGTTGCCGAGAACGACGTACCACGCTCCCCAGACCGCGAATTGCAGGAAGTGCAACAGACAGAAGTTCCAGTGCCGAGGCACGAACTCCAGAAAATGTTTGACTCCATCGACGAATCCGCCGGGTGTCTCCTGAGCCAGGAGCAGGAATGAGAGGTCAAACACGTAGCCACCTTTCTGAGAGATTCCTGGACGCTGAATAAGTGCTGAACAATGGCCTGAGCGGACGGCCAGTCTACAGCGTTCTGCGCCGTCGCGCAACTCTCAGCGCTGCGGAGGCGTCGTTTTTTTAACGCCGAAGTGACCGGCGCCTGATGTTCCCGCGGCGATTGTCTGGCCGACACGAGCACTCCGAGTGCTCGCCCGATTAGCTTCTGCGCGGCCCGTCGGCGTCTCCTGTGCCCCCAGAAACAAAAGTATCGATTTAACCCAATTTATCCAAATTAACATTCATGCCGCCGTCAGTTGGCCCGTAGAATCGGCGTAACCGGTTCAACACGATTAATCGAAAGAACCGGCACCACCACACCAAACCGCCAATTCCACGGGAGACAACCGGACATGAATCTGCTTCGAAAACTCTGGAACGACGACGCGGGCGTTCTGCTGTCCGCGGAGGCTGCTGTTGTGGGAACAGTCGCGGCGGCGGGAATCACGGCCGGTGCCACAACGCTGGCGACGTCGGTCAATGAAGAATTGAAAGAGCTGGCGTTTTCGCTGCGAAGCCTGGACCAGAGCTACTGCATTCCCGCGCAGGAAGGCTGCCATGCGTGCGTCGCCGGAAGCTCGTTCACGCAGGATCCGGTGGAAGATTCGCTGGCGGCCCTGAGAGAAGTCGCGGACGCGGCGCAGGCTCAGCAGGACAAAGACGCGGCATCGGTCGAGGAATCCGAGGCCGCTAAGCCACAGGCTGCCGAACGGAAAGCGAAGAATGCGAAACAGAACAAGAAGAAGCCGGCCCGCAACAGGAAGCCTCGGAAAAAGCCGGCCGGCGAATAGTCGCGGATTCCATTTCGTGGATCTCGCACCGACGCAATCAGGACTCCACAAGGCAGCACTGGTTGCGTCGGAGCGATTCGGATGGCCCGGCGCAACAACGCGCACATCGCGACAGGTTCCGGTTCGAATTCCGCAGCGTCATCGTGCTTCGTCCCGCTGTTCTTATGGCAGCAGGAAAATCAGGCCCACGGTGGCGGCTGCCTGAACGGCGACACCGCCAAGGTCGACTTCGTCCGGTCGCGGGAAATACGCGTCAGGTCCGAAACTGCTGCACATCGGACAGTCCGGCTTCGCGGCGACGCAATCATGCGGCGGTTCGGCGACCATCATGTACGGCAGAACCGGGATTCGTCCGGCGAAATGAGCGATTGAGACCAGTTCCGTCAGGCAGCCGTGAGCCTGGCCGCAGCGTTCCAGATTCGGGTCTTCAAAATACAGCGGGCGATAGCAGATCGGGTACGCGTTTCGATTCGGCGAATACATGCTGTGACCCGAAGCCCACTGATACTGCGGTTCCTGAAATCCCTGCAGTTGGCGAGCCTGGTTGGTCGGCAATTGATCGGGCGGATTGTGAGCCTCGATGTTGGCGCTTCCCAGCGTAACAGCGTAGATCGGATTGAAGATCTCAACTCCGTCGAAAGCGCCCGTCGTTCCGGAATCTGCGTTTGAACGGATCGGATGCTCGTCGGCCGGAGGCAGCGGCGGCACTGCCAGCAGCACGCCCTGAGATTCGTCGACGGACTGTGGCTGCGACGAAGCCAGCCGGACAATGCCCGCCGTATTGTGGTTTCCGGGCACCGGCGAGACCGCCCCGGAGAGCGCCCCGGAGAGCGCGCCGGAGACCGGACTCTGCGAGATCGACTTTCGCGGTCGCACCGGACCTGTCAGCGTGACCGATGTCTTTTTCTCCGACGTAGCACCGGCCGCGCGATGGTCCACCAGCGACGCCAGTTCGTCCTGGAAACCTGCCGAAGGATCGCTCGATACGGACTGCGGAATGCCAGGTGCCGGTTCGGTCACCGGCTTCGGTGCCGGCAACCGTCGCACAACAGCCGCCGGCGACGAATGCGGTTCGGTCTTCCGGGCCACTGGCTTCGAAACGTGTTCCACCGCGGCTGGCTGAGCCGCTTCGGCCTGCGTTGCCGCCGGAGCCTTTTCAAAGGCGGCTGCCCTCAAGTCGCGCATGCCGATAAACGGCCGCGTTTCCCGAAACGCAAACGTCGGCGGCATTGATCGATAGATCTCGGGATTCATTGATTCCGAAGGACCATCTTCCGCCTTCGCTGGTTCTGCCGTCGCGACAGGAACCGGGCGGATCGGAACGTTCTCAAGTCGACGCGGCGACGGTTGCACCGCTGGCGGTTCGGGTTGAACATCAGGCACCGGACGCAGCGCGGCAATGCTGACGTCGGGCGACAACAGTGAAATCGGAGCCATCCGGGTGGCGATGAGTTTCTCGGGCAGCGGTTGGGAGCTTTCCGGCTGTTTCTGACGTTCGCGCCGGATGTTGTCGGACACCGGGGTCACGGGAGACAGCCGAACGATGCGTTCGCGGGCTCGGGAGTCAATGTCGCGCCGAATCCCGTCGGACAGCGCGCGCGTCGGAGCGGACACGCCGGATGCACGCGTCGCCTCAGCCCCTTTCAGCAACCCGACCTGCTGCGCTGACCGTTCGAACGGCCGCCTTCCGATGGGACCCAGCGGGCTGGTCTGAGCGGCAGCAACTGCCGAAAATGTCGCGACGAATATCAACATCGCAGGACGCAGGTAGAACGCAGACATCCCTTTTCCCCGATCAACCGGTCACACTTCAGACGGAAGCCACGCGCCAACTGGTTTATGCTGGCCGCGGCGGACGCCGATCCTTTTCGCTCTTCTTACTCCCGCGAGCCCGAATGTCACATTCTGCCCCGCTCGCGGTTTAGTCGCCGGAACGTGCGACTTGACAGCACAATTGCCGCAGCCTGTGAGTATTCATCACATTCTGCCTTCTCATCGTCTTTGTTCGGCGCGGAACAGCCGTCAGGGTTAGAAAACCGGGTCTGATTCGTTCAATCCGCCCAGCCGGAATGGTCTGCGAAGAAGAACAAGTGTCTCCGAAATGCCACGCCGTTCTTACTGTCATAGTCTTTCCGGAACGCTCGATTATCGCAGGCAACGCAGCTTAACGGCCCGACGCGCAGAAAAGCTTTGTTTTTCCGATCCCGCAGCGCTTAGGATCTGAAGCAAAAGCCCGATCTTCGCGACCTCTGCCTGAACACGGATTCCGCCGAATGTCCATCAAGAAACTGGTATCTCTGCTGAGAGAATCCCTGCGCCGACGCCCGCGCCCGGAGGTGCCGCGACGGCTGCGATTCGGTCTGATGTCGCTGGAAGATCGCAGGCTGCCCGATGCCAGTTTTGCCCTCGTCGGCAACGCCGTGCAACTTGACGGATTCGACCCGGGCGCAAGCGTGGAAATGGAGACGATCGCTGCCAACACATTTCAGTTTACTCTGACCGGTGACGTGTGGGACGCGACGCTGCTGCCCAGCGCCGACTTTTCGCTCGACGTCACCAACACCATTCTGACGACAACAACCGCCACTCCGATCACAGGCCTGGAAGTCGGGTCTGTCAACAATCCCGCCATCGTGACCGATGGAGCCCTGGGAGTTCAGGTTGCGGACCTGACAATTCATGCCACGGGCGACGTCACGCTGAACGCTGCGGCCAACGACTTCGACAACGTGTCGATCGCCGGCGACGATGTGGTGATCACGGATGCGGATGATCTGACGCTCGACATCGTCAGCGCCAACAACACGCTGACGGTTGACGCAACCGGTCCGGTGTCGGACCTCGCCGGAAGCGACGTGTCGGCGACGAACAACGGCTCGTTTTCCGGCAGCACGATCGATCTCGGCAACGGAATGTTCAATGTCGGCACGCTAACGTTCAACAGTGCGGGCAGCGTGTCGATCGCCGAAGACTCCGGCACGGACATCGTTGGCACAAATACCGCCGGCAGCCTGGACCTGACTTCCACCGGAGCGATCGACGACAGCGCAGCAACCAGCATCGGCGTCACCAGCCTGGCCGACTTTGACGGGACATCGATTTCGCTGGGCGGCGGCACGTTTAACGCGGGGACGCTGACATTTAACAGCGCGGGCAGCGTGACCATCGCCGAAGATTCCGGCACGGACATCGTCGGCAGCAACTCGGCCGGAAGCCTGGATCTGGACTCCACCGGTGCGATCGACGACGCGGGCGCCACCGACGTGACGATCAGTGGCCACGCGGACTTCAATGGCTCATCGATCAGTCTGGGAGCGGGCACGTTCAACGCCGATACGCTGACATTCAACAGCGTCTGAGCCGTCACGATCGTGGAAGATTCGCCGACTGACCTGACCGGAACCAACACGGCCGGCGCGCTGGACCTGACGTCGGGCGGCACGACGACGTTACTTTCGTCGTTCAGTCTGACAGCGTCCGGCGTCATCAACGGCGATGTGGTTGTTCAGAACGCCGCGACGCTGGACGCGGGCGACGGGCCGGGATTGCTGTCGGTTGCCAGTCTGATGATGGATGCCGGTTCGATCTTTCGAGCCGATCTGGACGGCACGACGGCCGCGACGCAGTACGACCAGGTTTCGGTGACGGGTGCCATCACGCTGGCCGGAGCCCTGACG
This region of Planctomycetaceae bacterium genomic DNA includes:
- a CDS encoding SH3 domain-containing protein encodes the protein MRRKLFLTSVVLCLTAAVSAEAQISQFPYKARVVEDGAYVRSGVVNGEPYYPTQRLAKDAVVTVLRHDPGGWYQIEPPEGSFSWVAEEYIRLTTSGHGEVAENSIVAFVGSEFGDETSVWQRLLRSGEEVTILGKKLVDTADGPKSMLKIVPPTREYRWIAGSAVVPVGDGVRQQHDSDPFRVPSNARRPSGSDPISVPDGDVPPIGHQDAAAVRPSPQLARLQQIRSQQQELREIDDRFRSMLLDEPSNWDLDEIESAYRNLQNETSHKPLAGQIDLRFPAIERYRRRHAEYVDFKRLTSQTEQRDAQLLASQYGLGGATAMSNTGDLTASDFDGERISLADATSPTSGIVSDSPAQPSLQPHPDANFLQLRSAEPIADSNTDLQLPSLNIPASSRYIGAGILQRSAASEGETQYVLATPSGRVLAHVAQKGDVDLESYVGQSVGLYGSRQYRSDLKSDFIEASGLEAVKIRR
- a CDS encoding MFS transporter, which encodes MFDLSFLLLAQETPGGFVDGVKHFLEFVPRHWNFCLLHFLQFAVWGAWYVVLGNMLNARGFKGTEIGRIYATIPLGSIISPMIVGPIADKYINQEILIGGLHLSGAVFLFLMAKTAKPRPFFWIALVYAVLFAPTLSLVNSIVFAHDADIFGGNAGEGFPWIRVFGTIGWIIAGLSHALILKKGEPMNERPLLLACGLSAILGLYAFTLPVTKPAAVLAAEAAAASGEAADVAAEEIGAIAGAKTMITSYPVFFGVSFATAMAMGLYFAFAALYLEKRGIGSNVVGPVMTIGQWIEIFFMLTLPAFLGKDNANMNHVLLVGVAAWALRFGLFAIGRPLPLILLGVAIHGICFDFFFAAGMINTAAIAPAQLTATAQQVYGFLVYGLGMYLGSELSGWLHQYFTKPVPATAAEPSTAEEAATNWRGFWIVPCLIIAICAALFAANATDATSATDEAGTGSDGAAVTDPVE